One segment of Sesamum indicum cultivar Zhongzhi No. 13 linkage group LG4, S_indicum_v1.0, whole genome shotgun sequence DNA contains the following:
- the LOC105160887 gene encoding NF-X1-type zinc finger protein NFXL2 (The sequence of the model RefSeq protein was modified relative to this genomic sequence to represent the inferred CDS: added 32 bases not found in genome assembly) gives MLSSATQPPSRSPLLSSDSDSDPSSPSANHRHPDLSSSIFQSYLSHSSSHHDQRQDLIKIQSFLVSSRSGALSCLICLERIKPTDPTWSCSSRCFAIFHLLCIQSWAHQSTTLAASRASSRAAVVPDEDSLVWPCPKCRIEYPKSQTPKYYYCFCGKVQDPPRDPWVLPHSCGEICGRALKYNCGHFCLLLCHPGPCPACPKLVRNKCFCGKLEDVRRCGFKSFSCNGVCRKLLECGVHRCVEICHDGPCQPCREKGAYRCQCGKVEMERECCDKEFRCNSACNKLLGCGRHVCERGCHEGQCGECPLQGKRTCPCGKRVYEGMACDVSVPLCGATCEKLLICGFHRCPERCHRGLCIETCRIVVTKSCRCRSLKKQVPCYQELTCERKCQKLRDCGRHACKRRCCDGDCPPCLEICDRRLRCRNHKCPAPCHRGACAPCPLMVRIACSCGETQFEVPCGTETEQKPPKCPKPCPIAPLCRHASNCKPHRCHYGPCPPCRLICDEEYSCGHRCKLRCHGPKPPPIPEFTLKPKKKKLNHLIEATPGSPCPPCPEVVVRSCVGHHIGAERTMVCSNKAEFSCDNLCGNPLPCGNHYCTYVCHPLKSHFSISDTYRTGESCEECNLPCQKERDPACPHPCPLPCHPGECPPCKALIKRSCHCGSMVHVFECIYFNSMSKKEQMAVRSCNGPCHRKLPNCTHLCPETCHTGPCPSPDKCSKKVTVRCACQTLKKEWLCLNVQAAYRSTGCDPKDVPKNQYGVGLLPCDNDCKSKMKVPDAELHFRQTKPPEEKESDKATNVSKRRRRRQRVHEEENTSTLQKIVAVARTALLLLIVAVIIVASAYFGYKGLMWLSDWMNEYETRQRTRHSRF, from the exons ATGCTCTCCTCCGCCACTCAACCGCCATCCCGTTCTCCACTGCTCTCCTCTGACTCCGACTCTGATCCCTCCTCTCCCTCCGCCAATCACCGCCACCCCGATCTCTCCTCGTCCATCTTCCAGTCGTACCTCTCCCACTCCAGTTCTCATCATGATCAACGCCAAGATCTCATCAAGATCCAATCTTTCCTCGTCTCCTCACGCTCCGGAGCACTATCCTGCCTCATTTGCCTCGAACGCATCAAACCTACCGATCCCACTTGGTCCTGCTCCTCCCGCTGCTTCGCTATCTTCCACCTCCTCTGCATCCAATCCTGGGCCCACCAGTCCACCACCCTTGCCGCCTCCAGAGCCTCGTCACGTGCCGCCGTCGTCCCCGATGAGGATTCCCTTGTGTGGCCCTGCCCCAAGTGCCGCATCGAGTACCCCAAATCCCAAACCCCCAAGTACTACTATTGTTTTTGCGGTAAAGTTCAGGACCCCCCTCGTGATCCGTGGGTTTTGCCCCATTCGTGCGGGGAAATCTGCGGCCGGGCtttgaaatataattgtggACATTTCTGTCTGCTATTGTGTCACCCAGGTCCATGTCCCGCCTGCCCAAAATTGGTCAGAAATAAGtgtttctgtggtaaattagAGGATGTGAGGCGGTGTGGGTTCAAGAGTTTCTCGTGCAATGGTGTGTGTAGGAAGTTGTTGGAGTGTGGAGTTCATAGGTGTGTCGAGATTTGCCAT GGCTTATAGGTGCCAATGTGGGAAGGTGGAGATGGAGAGAGAGTGTTGTGACAAGGAATTTAGGTGCAATAGTGCTTGCAATAAGTTGTTAGGTTGCGGAAGGCATGTTTGCGAGAGAGGGTGTCATGAAGGTCAGTGTGGAGAGTGTCCTCTTCAAGGGAAGAGGACTTGTCCTTGTGGAAAGAGAGTATATGAAGGGATGGCATGTGATGTTTCTGTACCACTATGCGGGGCAACTTGTGAGAAGCTGTTAATCTGTGGGTTCCATAGGTGCCCTGAGAGGTGCCATCGTGGACTGTGCATTGAAACTTGTAGGATTGTCGTGACAAAGTCTTGTAGGTGTAGGAGCTTGAAGAAACAG GTTCCTTGCTATCAAGAATTGACATGTGAGAGGAAGTGCCAGAAACTCAGGGATTGTGGGCGCCATGCTTGTAAGCGCCGCTGCTGTGATGGGGATTGCCCGCCTTGCTTGGAG ATTTGTGACAGGAGACTCAGGTGTAGGAACCACAAGTGCCCAGCTCCATGTCACAG AGGTGCTTGTGCTCCTTGCCCATTAATGGTGAGAATTGCATGTTCATGTGGAGAGACACAGTTCGAG GTTCCTTGTGGCACCGAAACCGAACAAAAACCTCCCAAGTGTCCGAAACCATGTCCCATAGCTCCTCTTTGCAGGCATGCGTCGAATTGCAAG CCACACAGGTGCCATTATGGTCCTTGCCCCCCATGTCGTCTAATTTGTGATGAAGAATACTCATGTGGTCACAGATGCAAATTAAG gTGCCATGGACCTAAACCGCCTCCTATTCCTGAATTTACTCTGAAACCCAAAAAGAAGAAGCTGAACCATCTGATTGAAGCAACTCCTGGTTCCCCATGCCCTCCTTGTCCGGAAGTTGTGGTGAGGTCATGCGTTGGACATCACATAGGAGCAGAGAGGACG ATGGTTTGTTCAAATAAGGCAGAATTTTCTTGTGATAACTTGTGCGGGAATCCTCTCCCTTGTGGCAATCATTATTGCACTTATGTATGCCATCCCTTGAAAAGTCATTTTTCAATATCAGATACTTACCGGACAGGCGAGTCCTGTGAAGAGTGCAATCTCCCTTGTCAGAAG GAGAGAGATCCCGCATGTCCACATCCTTGTCCCCTGCCATGTCATCCTGGAGAATGTCCCCCTTGCAAGGCGCTGATTAAGCGTTCCTGTCATTGTGGGTCCATGGTACACGTTTTTgagtgtatatattttaattccaTGTCAAAGAAAGAGCAAATGGCTGTTCGTTCATGCAATGGACCTTGCCACAG AAAGTTGCCAAACTGTACACATTTGTGCCCAGAAACATGTCATACTGGTCCCTGTCCATCACCAGACAAGTGCTCTAAGAAG gtaACTGTGCGTTGTGCATGTCAAACCTTGAAAAAGGAGTGGCTGTGTCTGAACGTGCAAGCAGCATATCGCAGTACAGGTTGTGATCCCAAAGATGTACCCAAGAATCAGTACGGAGTTGGACTCCTTCCTTGTGATAATGATTGCAAGAGCAAAATGAAGGTCCCTGATGCAGAATTACATTTTCGTCAAACAAAGCCCCCTGAG GAAAAGGAGTCTGATAAAGCTACTAATGTATCAAAACGTAGAAGACGACGGCAAAGGGTACATGAGGAAGAAAATACTTCGACACTGCAG AAAATAGTTGCTGTGGCTCGAACGGCTCTGCTGCTGCTTATTGTTGCTGTTATTATAGTTGCATCTGCATACTTTGGCTATAAAGGTCTCATGTGGCTGTCCGACTGGATGAACGAATATGAAACTCGACAAAGAACACGACATTCACGATTCTAG
- the LOC105160888 gene encoding putative serine/threonine-protein kinase-like protein CCR3: MKTPFSAVISATLLFLAAVCPPPPSAHGLGGSAATLAVVYGSSITVCTIVAQQPIQQIQCWRNGKLLPPILPTTSFDAVAGGRDTLCGFRSGGFSLLCWNTTLNPKRIYDDASSPLTSLVIGDTQICALRNVTSGNNNAICWRGNSVSWARIPTGNPQFRVISSGLGFSCGVLENNNRVLCWGDDGTSLSIQSEFKNSSMMNIQVGGGFACGMNNAGFVVCKGNNDNGQLNVPANTAYEYRGLALGANHSCAIRRLNHTVVCWGGNGEFSSSITDGISFESIVAGLDFTCGLITSNFSIICWGPGWPNRYYESGIELPLQKTLPGPCVEKGCECNLYPESQVLCSGNGHICRPCDIPTSIPPISPPSLAPPLVVISPSPPSKGLRRGLLAFAVVGSVGGLAGICTMVYCLWTGVCIGKKKIHNSVQPTINGSNAAQQSSSSPPSRSSTLRRQGSILMRRQRSGTSSKHTDRAEEFLFSDLVAATNDFSLENKIGAGSFGVVYKGKLPDGREVAIKRSETGPKTKKFQEKESAFESELAFLSRLHHKHLVRLVGYCDERDERLLVYEYMKNGALYDHLHDKNNVEKSSSIVNSWKMRIKIALDAARGIEYLHNYAVPPIIHRDIKSSNILLDANWTARVSDFGLSLMGPENDRDYRPTKAAGTVGYIDPEYYGLNVLTAKSDVYGLGVVLLELLTGKRAIFKMGENGGAPISLVDYAVPAIMAGELAKILDPRVGSLEMNESEAVELVAYTAMHCVHLEGKDRPTMTDIVANLERALSLCDDSHGSISSGPISFISD, encoded by the coding sequence ATGAAGACACCCTTTTCAGCGGTCATCTCCGCCACCTTATTGTTTCTCGCCGCCGTGTGCCCTCCTCCTCCTTCCGCGCATGGTCTTGGCGGCTCCGCCGCGACCCTCGCCGTAGTCTACGGTTCTTCCATCACCGTCTGCACCATAGTTGCGCAGCAGCCAATCCAACAGATTCAATGCTGGCGGAACGGCAAGTTACTGCCGCCCATCCTTCCCACCACGTCCTTCGACGCCGTTGCCGGTGGCCGGGACACCCTCTGCGGCTTTCGGTCCGGGGGTTTCAGCCTCCTCTGCTGGAACACAACACTCAATCCGAAGAGAATTTACGACGACGCTTCGTCTCCGCTGACTTCTCTCGTGATTGGCGACACTCAAATTTGTGCGTTGAGGAACGTTACTTCGGGGAATAATAATGCGATTTGCTGGCGAGGAAATAGTGTTTCTTGGGCTCGAATTCCTACTGGTAATCCTCAATTTCGCGTGATTTCATCCGGGTTGGGATTTTCTTGCGGAGTTCTTGAGAATAATAACCGGGTTTTGTGCTGGGGAGATGATGGAACTTCTCTTTCGATACAATCGGAGTTCAAGAATTCTTCGATGATGAATATTCAGGTCGGGGGAGGGTTTGCTTGCGGGATGAATAATGCCGGATTTGTGGTCTGCAAGGGGAATAACGATAATGGACAACTCAACGTACCCGCTAATACGGCGTATGAATACAGGGGTCTGGCTCTGGGGGCCAACCACAGCTGCGCGATCAGAAGACTGAACCACACGGTGGTTTGTTGGGGTGGAAATGGTGAGTTCTCTAGTAGTATAACTGATGGCATTTCGTTTGAATCAATTGTCGCAGGGCTTGATTTTACTTGTGGATTGATCACAAGCAATTTCTCGATTATTTGTTGGGGTCCCGGTTGGCCTAATCGGTATTATGAATCTGGGATAGAGCTGCCTTTGCAGAAGACTCTTCCAGGGCCGTGCGTGGAGAAGGGGTGTGAGTGCAATTTATACCCTGAATCTCAAGTACTTTGTTCTGGAAATGGTCATATTTGTAGACCTTGTGATATTCCAACTTCAATTCCACCAATTTCACCGCCATCACTTGCACCTCCACTAGTTGTTATTAGTCCTTCCCCGCCTTCTAAAGGGCTCAGAAGGGGTTTATTGGCTTTCGCTGTTGTTGGATCAGTTGGTGGATTGGCTGGGATCTGTACAATGGTTTATTGTTTGTGGACTGGTGTTTGTATTGGGAAGAAGAAGATTCATAATTCTGTGCAGCCAACCATTAATGGTTCTAATGCTGCTCAACAGTCTAGTAGCAGTCCACCTTCACGATCATCCACTCTTAGGCGCCAAGGTTCGATACTCATGAGGCGCCAGAGGAGTGGGACGTCGTCGAAACACACCGACAGGGCCGAGGAGTTCTTGTTCTCGGACCTTGTTGCCGCTACcaatgatttttctttagaGAACAAGATTGGAGCTGGGAGCTTTGGGGTCGTTTATAAAGGGAAACTTCCTGATGGTCGTGAGGTCGCTATTAAAAGAAGTGAGACGGGTCCAAAGACAAAGAAGTTTCAAGAGAAGGAGAGTGCGTTTGAGTCAGAACTAGCGTTCTTGTCTCGGCTTCATCACAAGCATTTGGTTAGGCTAGTGGGTTACTGTGATGAGAGGGATGAGAGGCTTTTAGTTTACGAGTATATGAAGAATGGAGCTCTGTATGATCATTTGCATGACAAGAACAACGTTGAAAAGAGTAGTAGCATTGTGAATTCTTGGAAAATGAGGATCAAGATTGCACTGGACGCCGCTCGTGGGATTGAGTACCTCCACAACTATGCAGTTCCTCCAATAATTCATCGAGACATTAAGTCTTCAAACATATTGCTCGATGCAAATTGGACTGCTAGAGTGTCTGATTTTGGATTGTCGCTAATGGGGCCTGAGAATGATCGCGATTATAGGCCAACCAAGGCAGCGGGTACAGTGGGATACATCGACCCAGAATATTAtggactaaatgtgttgaCAGCAAAGAGTGATGTTTATGGTCTTGGAGTGGTGTTGTTAGAACTTTTGACAGGGAAGAGGGCTATATTCAAGATGGGCGAAAACGGAGGGGCACCAATCAGCCTGGTCGATTATGCTGTGCCAGCAATCATGGCCGGTGAACTAGCCAAGATTTTGGACCCTCGAGTTGGTTCACTGGAAATGAATGAATCGGAGGCGGTGGAACTCGTGGCCTACACCGCAATGCACTGTGTGCATTTGGAAGGCAAAGATAGGCCTACAATGACCGACATTGTCGCTAATCTGGAACGAGCATTGAGTCTATGTGATGATAGCCATGGCAGCATCTCTAGTGGTCCAATCTCCTTTATTTCAGATTAA
- the LOC105160886 gene encoding phosphoinositide phospholipase C 2-like — MSKQTYRVCFCFRRRFRLAASEAPADVKEIFARYSDNGVMSVDQLRRFLVEVQGEENATLEDAQSLMDSLKHLNIFHRRGFNLETFFKYLFGDVNPPLNPKLGVHHDMNAPLSHYFIYTGHNSYLTGNQLSSDCSDVPIINALHRGVRVIELDIWPNSRNDDVNVLHGRTLTTPVQLIKCLKSIKEHAFVASEYPVVITLEDHLTPDLQAKVAEMITQTFGDILFSPGSECLREFPSPESLKRRIIISTKPPKEYLQAKDVKVQENDSKKEKDSNGREAWGSELKGFEAKMDDDKDYGDFDVEDDEDDGEDLKAQQNEAPEYRRLIAIHAGKGKGGMKDWLKVDPDKVRRLSLSEQELEKAIITYGKDIVRFTQRNLLRVYPKGIRFDSSNYNPLIGWSHGAQMVAFNMQGYGRSLWLMHGMFKANGGCGYVKKPEFLLQADSNGNVFDPKAILPVKTTLRVTVYMGEGWYYDFKHTHFDAYSPPDFYARVGIAGVPADTVMKKTKTLEDNWIPTWDEVFEFPLTVPELALLRIEVHEYDMSEKDDFAGQTCLPVRELRQGIRAVPLHSRKGEKYNSVKLLMRFEFV; from the exons ATGTCCAAACAGACCTACCGAGTTTGCTTCTGCTTTCGGCGGAGGTTCCGCCTCGCGGCGTCGGAGGCGCCGGCGGACGTCAAGGAGATCTTCGCTCGGTACTCGGATAACGGCGTGATGAGCGTGGATCAGCTGCGACGGTTCTTGGTGGAGGTGCAGGGAGAGGAGAATGCCACGCTAGAGGATGCGCAGTCGTTGATGGATAGCCTCAAGCATCTGAATATATTTCATCGTCGGGGGTTCAATCTCGAGACCTTCTTTAAGTACTTGTTTGGGGATGTTAATCCGCCCCTCAATCCCAAGCTTGGG gtTCACCACGATATGAATGCTCCTCTGTCTCATTACTTTATATACACAGGCCATAATTCTTATCTAACCGGGAATCAGCTAAGTAGTGATTGTAGTGATGTTCCCATCATAAATGCGTTGCATAGAGGTGTAAGAGTTATTGAATTGGATATATGGCCAAATTCCAGAAATGACGATGTCAATGTTCTGCATGGGAG GACGCTTACTACTCCTGTTCAACTcataaaatgtttgaaatCAATTAAAGAGCATGCCTTTGTTGCATCTGAGTATCCTGTTGTAATAACACTAGAAGATCATCTTACTCCAGATCTTCAGGCTAAAGTCGCTGAG ATGATCACTCAAACATTTGGAGACATCCTGTTTTCCCCTGGTTCAGAATGCTTGCGAGAGTTTCCCTCCCCAGAATCGTTAAAGCGaaggataattatatcaacCAAACCACCCAAAGAGTATTTACAGGCCAAGGATGTTAAAGTACAAGAGAATGACTcgaagaaggaaaaggattCCAATGGGAGGGAAGCTTGGGGGAGTGAACTCAAAGGCTTTGAAGCCAAAATGGATGATGATAAG GATTATGGCGATTTTGATGTGgaggatgatgaagatgatggaGAGGATCTGAAGGCACAGCAAAATGAGGCGCCAGAATATAGACGTTTGATTGCCATCCATGCTGGAAAGGGAAAGGGTGGAATGAAGGACTGGCTGAAGGTTGATCCTGATAAAGTGAGACGCCTTAGCTTGAGTGAACAAGAGCTTGAAAAAGCCATTATAACTTATGGCAAAGATATTGTCAG GTTTACACAGAGGAACTTGCTGAGAGTGTACCCTAAAGGTATACGTTTCGACTCTTCCAATTACAACCCCTTGATTGGATGGTCGCACGGAGCTCAAATGGTTGCATTCAATATGCAG GGTTATGGAAGATCACTTTGGTTGATGCATGGCATGTTCAAGGCCAATGGTGGCTGTGGATATGTTAAGAAGCCAGAGTTTTTGTTGCAAGCTGATTCAAATGGCAATGTCTTTGATCCGAAAGCAATATTACCTGTCAAAACTACTCTGCGG GTGACTGTCTATATGGGTGAAGGATGGTATTATGACTTCAAGCACACACATTTTGATGCTTATTCTCCCCCAGATTTTTATGCTAGG GTGGGAATTGCTGGAGTGCCTGCTGATACTGTTATGAAAAAGACCAAGACTCTTGAAGATAATTGGATACCAACATGGGATGAGGTGTTCGAGTTCCCACTAACGGTGCCTGAACTGGCGCTCCTAAGGATTGAAGTTCACGAGTATGATATGTCCGAGAAGGATGACTTTGCAGGCCAAACGTGCCTGCCGGTACGAGAGCTAAGACAAGGTATCCGAGCGGTTCCACTTCATAGTCGCAAGGGGGAGAAGTACAACTCAGTCAAACTTCTTATGCGATTTGAGTTTGTCTGA
- the LOC105160889 gene encoding CTD small phosphatase-like protein — protein MNSHRLHLDHSSPLRRPKNTHHTHSHSLINPFRGLKIRETGGPHDNQPAPVQVYAVCDNHQCEFACLTMAELAAAEVYAPRTIQVWRTLLNWMAFFFQIFAQILRGTPSFNQVLSYVGIRPGSLLSTAPHAPQFKPLSVVELTEFSAEPEEAPPPAAVPVSVGGGKMVDSPPLEKLTVVLDLDETLVCAYETSSLPAMLRTQATEAGINWFELECISSDKEFEGKPKINYVTVFERPGLKEFLNQLSEFADLVLFTAGLEGYARPLVDRIDVDNRFSRRLYRPSTISTEYREHVKDLSCLSKDFCRIVIVDNNPFSFLLQPLNGIPCIPFSPGQPHDVQLMEVILPLLKHLSLQKDVRPVLYERFHMPEWFRKHGIPASGWT, from the exons ATGAATAGCCATCGCCTCCATCTTGACCACTCCTCTCCTCTCCGTCGCCccaaaaacacacaccacacacactctcactCTCTCATAAACCCCTTCCGCGGCCTGAAGATAAGAGAGACCGGAGGTCCGCACGATAATCAGCCGGCGCCAGTTCAGGTCTACGCAGTGTGCGATAATCATCAGTGTGAATTCGCGTGTTTGACGATGGCGGAGCTGGCGGCCGCTGAAGTGTACGCGCCGCGGACGATACAGGTGTGGAGGACGCTCCTGAACTGGATGGCGTTCTTCTTCCAGATCTTCGCACAGATCCTCCGCGGTACCCCGTCGTTTAATCAGGTCCTATCTTATGTTGGCATCCGTCCCGGCTCTTTGCTCTCTACTGCCCCTCACGCGCCGCAGTTTAAGCCTCTGTCGGTGGTTGAGCTGACGGAGTTCTCGGCAGAGCCAGAGGAGGCGCCGCCTCCAGCCGCCGTTCCAGTTTCCGTTGGTGGAGGGAAGATGGTTGATTCTCCACCTTTAGAGAAACTAACG GTCGTTCTTGATTTGGATGAAACTCTGGTATGTGCATATGAAACATCCAGTTTGCCAGCTATGCTACGGACCCAAGCTACAGAAGCTGGCATAAATTGGTTTGAACTGGAATGCATCTCTTCTGACAAG GAATTTGAAGGCAAACCTAAGATCAACTACGTGACAGTGTTTGAACGTCCTGGACTGAAGGAATTTCTAAACCAGCTTAGTGAATTTGCTGATCTTGTATTATTTACAGCTGGACTTGAAG GCTATGCTAGACCTCTTGTTGATAGAATAGATGTTGACAATCGATTCAGTCGAAGACTTTATCGGCCTTCTACCATTAGCAC gGAGTATCGTGAACATGTAAAGGATTTATCTTGCTTGTCAAAGGACTTCTGTCGAATTGTAATTGTTGACAATAACCCATTTAGTTTCTTATTGCAACCATTAAATGGAATTCCATGCATACCATTTTCTCCTGGACAACCTCACGACGTACAG CTGATGGAAGTTATCCTCCCATTGCTCAAGCACCTTTCTCTGCAAAAGGATGTAAGACCTGTCCTCTATGAAAGGTTCCATATGCCTGAATGGTTTCGGAAGCACGGAATTCCTGCTTCAGGGTGGACATAG